One window from the genome of Crassostrea angulata isolate pt1a10 chromosome 2, ASM2561291v2, whole genome shotgun sequence encodes:
- the LOC128170418 gene encoding uncharacterized protein LOC128170418, with the protein MTERIHFYGFQVPDLKKYLQDRGISCSIGKKIDLVRLCELAEELRIEVLKSANDEEEYSVFDARRRTVAVGNDKIILDPVNAVTEWSKDLASVPDFESCDVLVYLMRWCGWTHERLRLYKQDNGYRLHMACHIDDVKAAYHLHQDYIYLRATCMPKTRQNAQPYDVWILANKTTGEMLSGGCTCVADNGTCKHCVAFIFSQSSLCEKHRDRGTEVGTDMQCIWDKPRKKSNPQKISDIGMRVDQTHPQPTSATTDSYNPIVLIQGPMANHERDFYELCKGTGALLLQTLYDEFFVSDDDDDNVVLPSMSDACKIMLHPPPPYDIFSVTEKLKNIFDKKIITEIEDQTKGQDENQEWYEQRIGRITASHFSSVLHFRFTENEENYISKMIMRKTSKASVPSMAFGKLH; encoded by the exons ATGACAGAACGAATTCATTTTTACGGGTTTCAGGTACCAGATCTAAAGAAGTATCTGCAAGATAGAGGCATAAGTTGCAGTATAGGCAAGAAAATAGACCTTGTGCGCTTGTGTGAGCTTGCAGAGGAACTTCGAATTGAG GTTTTGAAATCTGCAAATGACGAAGAAGAGTACTCTGTGTTTGATGCAAGGCGCAGGACGGTGGCAGTGGGGAAcgacaaaattattttagacCCTGTAAATGCCGTGACCGAGTG GAGTAAGGATTTGGCCAGTGTACCAGACTTTGAATCATGTGATGTTCTGGTATACTTAATGAGATGGTGTGGGTGGACTCACGAACGACTAAGACTTTATAAGCAGGATAATGGGTATCGCTTACACATGGCTTGCCATATTGATGATGTCAAGGCTGCCTATCATCTCCATCAGGACTATATATACTTGAGGGCAACCTGCATGCCTAAGACCAGACAAAATGCCCAGCCTTATGATGTCTGGATCTTGGCAAACAAGACAACTGGGGAAATGTTGTCAGGAGGATGCACTTGTGTGGC ggacaATGGAACTTGCAAACACTGTGTTGCTTTTATATTCTCCCAATCAAGTTTATGTGAGAAACACAGAGACAGAGGAACAGAAGTAGGCACCGACATGCAGTGTATCTGGGATAAACCTAGGAAGAAATCCAATCCCCAGAAGATCTCGGACATTGGTATGAGGGTGGACCAGACGCATCCCCAACCAACATCCGCAACTACTGACTCATACAACCCGATCGTTCTCATTCAAGGTCCCATGGCCAACCATGAGAGGGACTTCTATGAATTATGTAAAGGTACAGGAGCGCTTCTGTTACAGACATTGTATGATGAGTTTTTTGtaagtgatgatgatgatgataatgttGTACTTCCATCAAtgtcagatgcctgcaagattatgctacaccccccccccccttatgaCATTTTTTCTGTAACTGAAAAATTGAAGAAtatttttgataagaaaataattacTGAAATTGAAGATCAAACTAAAGGGCAGGATGAAAATCAAGAATGGTATGAACAAAGAATTGGTAGAATTACTGCATCACATTTTTCATCAGTTTTACATTTTAGATTTACTGAAAATGAAGagaattatatttcaaaaatgattatgAGGAAAACTTCTAAAGCATCTGTACCTTCTATGGCATTTGGCAAGCTACATTAA